TACAATCAAGGTGTGGTAAATCCAGCCTATATGATTAATGAACCAGGACTTATAAGAGTAGGTAGTTTGTACCGCTCTCAATGGGTAGGTCTAGATGGTGCGCCAAAAACTGCAAATGTTTTTGCAAATATTCCTCTTAACGAGCGAATAGAAATAGGCGTAAACTATGTAAATGATCAAATAGGAGACGTACTCACTACAAATAATTTTAATGTAAATTTTGCTTACAGAATTAATGTAGCAGAAAATACAAACCTATCTTTTGGATTAAAGTTAGGCGTAGATAATCAGAGTCTTGATTTTACAGATCAAAATGTAGGAGGAGATTTAGCTTTTCAAAATGGGGAAACTACCTCACTAGATGTTGGTGTAGGAGCTTTTCTTTTTAAAGATAATTACTACATTGGGTTAAGTTCGCCAAGCGTGATACCGTACAAAATTGAAAATAATTTTGGCAATGGTGATTCCTCAATTCTATATAAGAAAGATCCTACTGCATATTTAATGGCTGGTTACGTGTATGATGTGAGTGATGTGCTTAAAATAAAACCTTCTGCTGTTGCAAAATGGATAAGCGGAGCACCATTAACCTATGACCTTTCATTAAACGCCCTGTACGACGAGAAATTTGAACTCGGGGTTTCATACAGACATCAAGATGCTATCGCAGCACTAGCAGGATTTAATATTACAAATGATTTAAAAATAGGATACAGTTATGACTTTAATGTGAGCGATCTTAATCGCTTTAATAATGGAAGTCACGAGGTAGTTCTATTGTACACATTTGATTTGCTAGGCTTACAAAAACGTTACATCTCACCAAGATTTTACTAAGATGAAAAATATATACACATTACTTATTATACTTTGTGTAAGTGCAAGTGCATTTGGACAAGTACAAAAGGGAGATCGTTTTTTTAATAAAGGAGACTACGCTGGTGCCGCAAAGTATTATGAAGTAGCTTTAAGAAAAAATAACTCTAAAGAAATACTAGGAAAGGTTATTGACGCTTACTACCTAGATCAAGATTATAGAAATGCATCTATATACCTTAATCAACTAGTGGCACAGCGATTTAATGATGCGGATAGAACGTATGATAATGAGTTTAACTTTAAAATGTTTCATGTTCTTAATGCTACCGTGAGTTCAGATAAGGTGGTAGATTACCTTGATCTTTATTATAAAAATAGAGGTGAAGACTTTGATAAAGTAGCGGCTCTTGATCTTATAAAGGAATTAAGAAAGAGAAACCCAAAATTTGATGCTACCAAAAGTAATATAAGCTCAGAAGCAGATGATTTTGGACCTGTAAGAGTAGGAGATAGTGTTTTCTTTACATCAGATAGATTAAATGACGATGTGCTTAGAACCTTATTTGCAAAGCGATTTAAGACAACACAAAGACCATTTTTAGACATTTATGGAGTAAGAGTGAATGATAAGAATGAACTCGCTGGTGAAGCGGTTAGACTTGAGCAAGGAGTAAACTCGCCGTTGCATGATGGTAATCTATGTTTTAATACAGCTGGAGATGAGATGTACCTATCTCGTAGTGCTTATGAAAACGGAGATAGTGGGAAGATTTTTGATGAGGAAGGGACTAATAGAGTTCATCTTTATAAAAGTGTTCGCATAGATGGAATATGGAGAGAAGCAGAGCGTCTGTCATTTGTAAATGAAAATTACTCTTACATGCATCCTACACTTACTAGAGATGGAAAGCGCTTGTACTTTGCCTCAGATATGGAAGGAGGCCTTGGTGGTTTTGATATCTACTATGTAACCGTACAGCTAGACGGTACGTATAGTACACCAGTAAATTTAGGGCCTACTATCAATACTATTCATAGAGAGCAATTTCCATTTGTTTCAAACACAGGAGATTTATATTTTGCTACAGATGGACGTTTGGGTTTAGGTTTGCTTGATATTTTTGTAGCACCACTTACCGTAAAAGGATTTACAGAGCCTATTAACTTAGGAGCACCTATAAATTCTAGATACGACGATTTTAGTTTAAGCTACTATTCTGATAATAACGGATTGTATGCCACTAATCGTAACGGAACTGATGATGATATCTATAGTTTTGTACAAACTGGAGAAATCATAACTCGCGAGTTTAAAACTCAGTTTGAGGTACGTGACGCAGATACTGATGAGCTTATCTCAGATGCAGCAATACAGATCCTAGGATATCAAGGTAAAGAAGTTTATGCAGACCGTAAGGAGGATGCTGCACCTTTCCAAGTGCCACTTACTGTAGATGATTATACGTTTATAGCTTCTGGAGATAATCATGAAGAAGGACGTATGGATATTCAAATAAGAGGCTTACAGACGGCACCTTATGTAATCAAAGTAAAGAGAATATTTACAGATAGTGAGCTTGCTCTTATGAAAGAGAAAAATCTTTCTAAAGAGCTTAAAGAGAAAGATCCAAGTCGTTTTGAGTTGCTTACAGATGTGAATGCACCACAGGTTGTGGAGAAAGAGGGTAAGCTATATATGGATGTAGCTCCTATTTATTTTGATTTTGATTTATATGTGGTACGTGAAGATTCACGAGTTGTACTTGATAGACTGGCTGCTAAGCTTACCAAATACAAGCGCATTAAAATAAAAATTAGCTCTCACACAGATAGTCGTGGTCCAGCAGCTTACAATATGCCGCTATCAGAAAAAAGAGCAAAAAGCACCTTTGACTATCTAGTTAGTAAAGGAATCGATGCTTCAAGAATACAATATCAAGGATATGGCGATACACAGCCTGTGATTAACTGTCCTGTAGGTAAATGTACAGAAGATGATCATCAGCTTAACAGGCGTAGTGAATTTGAAATCACTGGCTATTAATAAGCATTTCGTAAATTAACAAAATCGGCAATTCAATGAGTTGCCGATTTTTTTTTATTTTACGCTTTCGCGAAAGCGTAACCTACACCATTAATTTACTCATCCAGAGCAGTTAATATCTTTGGGAAGAATGATGTGTGGACCTCATGAATACCAGAAAAGACAACGACTTCAAGGCGATTTCCAAAAAGAGCAGAACCCTTAAGTTGTTGTTCTGTGACACGAGCTTCTGTAACATACTCATCCTTATCTCCATAAAGATAAATAACAGGAGTAGCGGTGGAAAGATGCTCAAAATCCGTCGGATTTAACTCGGCTGGTATGGCACCAGAATGTAGCAAAAGATAAGAGCAATCTATTTTTCTAGAAGCAATCCATCTGGTGACTATGGATACTCCTTGAGAATACCCCATCAAGATCACGTTTACGGCACTTTTATCTATAGATGCTAGTTCTGCACTCCATACTTCATCAAGGTAGTTAAAAACATTGTTCTTATCTGTTTCTGTATTTTCCTTAGTAAGCCAGCTAGCGCCTACATATTTAAAGCGTTTATCTTGATAATATTTACTAGGTGCTTGTGGGGCTATGATGTAATTTTCTTCTGGAGGAAGCTCCTTGAAGTAATTGATAAAATACCTTGAGAGGTAACCCATGCCGTGAAAAACAAACCAAACATTCTTAGTTTTTTCTGTTAGCTCGTTAAGGGTGGAGTACGTATTAGTATGTGCGTAGGGGATATTTTTTTCTGTCATAAAAAGTGTTCAATTTTATAGGATAAATGTTTTAAGGTGATCTCACAATATTGCATAAAAAAAACCACTCAAGGAGTGGTTTTTAAAAAAGAATACTACTACCTATATGTTAATTCCTACAGGTAGTAATTTTTTGTATTTACGTCTGTTAGAACGCATGAATTTTGCAATTTCAGGACTCGTAGGAACGAGGTTTATTTCTCTCTCTGCAACTTCATTAAATACTGCTATAATAAATTCATTCATGTGCTCTTCTGTGCCTTCTGGCATGAAGATTTTTGTCAGGAAGATTTTACGCTCTTGTAACGAGTATTCAATTTTTGCCATTTTGCCTGCAAATGTTGCTTCAAACTGTCTTTGGAACTCATTATCTGTCAATTCAACTGCTGTCGTCGCTTCCATAAATTTTGAAAAATATTTAAAGTATTTGTAAAATTATTAACGGGGTTATTAGAAATCTCTCCTTAATTTTGACCCCTAAGAGGCAAGAAATAATAAGATAATTAAATCTTAATGATTTCTTTTTGAGAAAGTCTTGCAAATGTATAAAAAATTCCCGAAATAGAGCGCTTCACTTATGTTAAACCCTTACTTATAAGTTAGATGACGCACGTGTATTTAATGCCTGGTATGGCGGCCAATCCTTCTATTTTTGAGAATATAAAGTTACCAGAGGATTCTTATCAAATTCATCTACTAGAATGGTTCATTCCAGAGGTAAATGAGTCGCTACAAGACTATGCTTTGAGAATGACCACTCATATTAATCATGACAATATTGTATTGCTAGGCGTTAGTTTTGGCGGGATACTCGTACAAGAAATGGCAAAGCATATTGAGGTGGCAAAGCTTGTCATTGTGAGTAGTGTTAAGACTAAGCATGAGTTGCCACGTAGAATGAAGCTTTCGCGAAAGCTAAAATTGTACAACTTGCTGCCTACGAGATTAGTGGAAGATATAGATACACTAGCAAAATATGCCTTTGGCGAGACCATAAAAAATAGAGTGGCGCTATATAAAAAGTATTTATCTATGAATGATAGAAGATACTTGAGTTGGGCCGTAAAAGAGATGGTCTGTTGGGACCAAGAAACCGCCCCGACAGGAATTATTCACATACACGGAAGTGCAGATAAGGTCTTCCCGTTGAAATATATAAATAACTGTATAAATATTGAAGGAGGAACTCACATTATGGTGATAACTCGAGCAAAATGGTTTAATAAAAACTTAATCGAACTAATTGAAAATGATTACATTGATTTAAAATAGAAAAGATGATGATAATGATAAAGAAAGTTGTTGCAGGTATCGCAGTAGTAGCTATTGCAGGCCTAGTTATAAATTCTGCGCAGGCACCACAAGAAGAAGTAGTAGAAGAAAAAGGTGAGGTGCAGAATGAAAAAATGGCATCAAAAAAGTTGCTTAATGACTATAACGTATATGCGATCCCAATGCCAGACGGATTGAACTTTGCAGGAGAGGCAGTTCCTGTAGAAAATCCTGACATTAGAGAACGTATGGATCGTGAGCTTTTGGTTAATACTTACTGGCAGTCTAACGCGCTGCTCATTTTTAAAAGAGCAAATAAGTATTTTCCAACGATAGAAAAGATTCTAGCAGAAGAAGGTGTGCCAGATGATCTTAAATATCTAGCAGTAATTGAAAGCGGACTAACACAAGCAGTTTCTCCTGCTAGAGCCACTGGTTTCTGGCAAATTCTAAAAGAAACTGGAAGAGAATACGGTCTAGAGGTAAATGATAACGTAGACGAGAGATATCATGTGGAGAAGTCTACACGTGCTGCTTGTAAATATTTAAAGCAGTCTAAGGAGAAATTTGGTAGCTGGACGGCTGCTGCAGCAGCTTATAATGCTGGTAATTATGGTGTTTCTCGTCGTTTTAAAGAGCAAAATGTACAAGACTATTATGATTTGCTTTTAGGAGAAGAAACGGGTCGTTACGTATTTAGAATTATTGCTCTTAAGGAGATTTTAAGCAATCCAAAGAAGTATGGTTTCAACTTTAGAGCAGAGGATTTATATGCAGAGGTACCTACATATAAGGTAGAAGTAGATACAGCAGTGACAGATTTTGTAAAATTTGCAGAGCGTTTTGATATTAATTATAAGCTTCTTAAACTTCACAACCCTTGGTTGCGTGAGACTAAACTTAATAATAGTTCAGGAAAGAAATATTATATAGAGATACCAGAAAAGGGTACTTATACGCTAGGTAGATAATATAGATAGCTAGTTATTTATTTGATAGGCATCTCATTTTGTAAAATGAGATGCCTATTTTTATTTATAAGACTCGCTAATATGGTATTTTTATTGAATCAAAATTTAATGTAATGAATGCATCAGTTATTATAGCGCTTATAGCCATAGGTCTTATTGCCGGAGTCTTGAGTGGTATTATGGGAGTAGGTGGAGGTGTTATTATGATTCCTCTTATGATTATGTTACTGCACTTTAATCAGCATGAAGCTCAAGGCACGAGTCTTGCTGTACTTGCAGTTCCGGTAACATTTCTTGCTGCTTATAATTACTATAACGAAGGCTATGTAAACTGGAAATATGCTGCGGTTATCGCTGTGTTTTTTGTGGTAGGCGGGTTTCTAGGATCTAAACTAGCTGTAAATCTTGATCAAAAAACGCTTAAAAGAATCTTTGGAGCGGTACTTCTCGTTCTTTCTATAAAAATGCTGTGGGGTAAATAACTACTAATTGATAACTATAGGGTCATCACTTAGTAGTTGCTGGTTGTACAGTAACTCTGTGAGCATCCCTTTATATAGTTCAAAATTATTTGCAGTAGATAATGCCTCATCTTGAGACAGCTTGTTAGATAGACGTCTTTTAATATCTATAATTTCCTTATCAGAAGTAATGGTATAAGCAAGAGGAAGCCCTAAAGAATGCTTAAGGTTCTTGATAACCAAAGAGTAATTATTCTCAGAATCATCAACATAAAGTATGTCTATATTACGATTGTAGTCTTTACTTAATTTTTTTACTTGCTTAACATCTCCCCAAAATAGGAGTACAATCGCTACATCATCACCATATTGATTTGCCAGCTCGTTAAGAGCTGCTTGTTCTCCTTTGCTGCTTATTCTCCAGCTAGAGTAGGTGAGTAGCATTACAGGTTTGTTATAATCTGCTAAAGCTTTACTTTTCTTTGAAGTAGTTTTAACCTTAAAGTTATTCATTAAGGATCCCACAAGTTTATCCTCTACAAGATCATCAAAAAGCTCTTTGACTTTATCTTGTTCAAGATTCCTAATAGCTTCTTCTGCTTGTAATAAATATGAAGGAAGGTGAGCATCTAGTGCCTCAGAAAAGAACATCTGAGAGTTCTGTGCTGTTAGGTTAGTTAATGCAGTAAATACGAGTAAAAGTAAAAATTTTCTCATAGTCTAATGATTTGGGACTATAAAGATAGGAGGGTAAAAAGGCGTATAAAAATTTTTTCGCTAACTGACTTATAAATTGGGTTAAAACGCAATATTCTGTACTATATTGGTTTTTTTGAGTGTATAAAAACCTGATATTTAGCTCTTTTTGTAAGAATATCATATTCTATTTGATTTTCCTTCGTGAAGTTTTACTTCAAATAGTACGTATTAATTACCGTCTTTTTTAACGGGTTTTAATAATCTTGGTGTGTTTTTCAGAGTTGGACTCTGCGCCCGATTTGTAGACGTATTTTGATTGCGCTCAATTAGTGCGTCTTTTTGAATTTTACTCTTTTCATCTAGATTTTCTTGGCCGTATTTTGGCTTATTTTCTTCTCTATTTTCTAGAGTACCTTCTTTAATGTCTGAGCTCGTAGATAGAGGTATAATTGTAGAGTCATCACTAGTTGAAAAGAAACCTTCATCTATTTCAGGAAGAGGGATACCTTGAATTTTAGTAAGTACAAAAGGAGCTTCTCCTTTAAAAATATCCTCCTTACTTAGTAGCTCTTCATCACCTCTCCAGTTAAATCCTTCAAAGGTTTGTGGTTCATTCTTAAATTGTGACTCAGGAAAAATGGTTCCTCCAGGACTTTTAAGTTTATTAATCTCGTCTATCGTATTTTCAAAAAATGTAATTTCTATACGAGCAGAGGTTCCTCTATCTATACCGGTAAGATCACCGTTTTCTTCACGCATATACATTATGGTTTCTGCGTTGTTTATAATGTCTACTTGCTTGAGTTGATTCTCATTATCAAAAAAGCCATACAGTTTTTGTCCTTTGACTTGATTAAATCCAGAGATTGTGTCTTTCTGAGCGATAAACGCATTATCAAAAACCTTAAGCGAGTCGATTTTTTCTGTTTCTAGATTATTGAGAAGATGAATGCTATCTCCAGTGATTTGGCTCTTCTCACTCCATAGTATAGGCTTTCCTATCATCTGGGTGAGTCCTGTGCGCTGGTTGCTATGCAGAGAGTCGCTCTTGCCACTCATGTTACTCTTATAAAGTTTTACATTCTTAAAAGCTCGGATAATTCGGTTCTCTGGCTTTCCTGTAAGTAGGAGTCTATCTCCATGCACATAAACAGAGTCATTGTCTTCTACTGTGATAGCAACGGCTCGTTGTGTGATTAAAACGGAATCCTTTGCTCTGTACACCTCTGCATAATGTCCTTTTACAAGACTTCTATTTAAGGTGTCAAGAACTTTGATGTTGTTAGTGGCACTTGCAAAATTTCTAGTACGGTCAAAATAGAGGCTATCTCCATATACCTGCCTATTGTCGTAATCTATTCTCGAGTTTTTTACAAAATAACCATAGTCATTTGCGGTGTCATAAAACCCCCGCTCACAGTATACCTTAGATGTCGAGCTCGTGATTGTAGTAGGTCCATATAAGTAAGCATGTTCTGGGACGCTGTAAAAATCTAGTTGCTCACTATTAATTACATACTCTGTATTTGTAACTACAACATCATTAATGAAAGAAATTTTATCCTGCTCGATATAGTAGCGCCCTACGCGACTAGTAATTTTGCTATTGGGTGAAGTGACAACTCCTCCCGTGCGATAATATGCTTGCTGGCTTATGCGGTTAAAGTACATGGTGTCTGTAGTCACTGTAGTAGTATCTTTTTTTAAGAAGACATCACCTGCGGCATAAGCAAACTTAGTATCACCATTATATTCTATATATCTACCACGCATCGATATAGAGTCACCTTGCTTTAAGCGTACGTTTCTGTATGCTTTTACAAAGTTCTCATCTTTGTAATAGAACGCAAGATCGCACCACATTTCGGCGCCTTCGTGTTGTATGTATACTTGCTTGTTGGATTTCTGAAAAATAATTGCACCAGGAAATTCTTCTTCATTGATGCGTTCAATGTCAGATTCTATGAGGATTTCTTTAGGTTGATTTTGTTGCGCTTTCGCGAAAGCAGAACATAAAAACAATCCAGTAAGTAAAATGTAAAAGTAATTTTTCATCAGTGTCAAAAATAATCAAATTGCCTCCCGAAATCGATAACAGTTTATCAAAAAGCAGTTGATACTGCCTTGTCTCTACGTTGAGGTATTCTTTTAACGCCGTTTGCTTAAAATAAGTGTATATAAAAAGCCTCCAGATTGATATCTGAAGGCTTTCTTATAATTTAAATTTGAATACGCTTATCTAAGTATCGTTTGTGTACGATCTGGTCCTACAGATACAATCTTAATAGGAGTTTCAAGTTCTTTTTCAAGATAATCTATGTAATCATTAAGAGCTTTAGGAAGTTGATCTGCAGTAGTCA
The genomic region above belongs to Dokdonia sp. Dokd-P16 and contains:
- a CDS encoding OmpA family protein; this encodes MKNIYTLLIILCVSASAFGQVQKGDRFFNKGDYAGAAKYYEVALRKNNSKEILGKVIDAYYLDQDYRNASIYLNQLVAQRFNDADRTYDNEFNFKMFHVLNATVSSDKVVDYLDLYYKNRGEDFDKVAALDLIKELRKRNPKFDATKSNISSEADDFGPVRVGDSVFFTSDRLNDDVLRTLFAKRFKTTQRPFLDIYGVRVNDKNELAGEAVRLEQGVNSPLHDGNLCFNTAGDEMYLSRSAYENGDSGKIFDEEGTNRVHLYKSVRIDGIWREAERLSFVNENYSYMHPTLTRDGKRLYFASDMEGGLGGFDIYYVTVQLDGTYSTPVNLGPTINTIHREQFPFVSNTGDLYFATDGRLGLGLLDIFVAPLTVKGFTEPINLGAPINSRYDDFSLSYYSDNNGLYATNRNGTDDDIYSFVQTGEIITREFKTQFEVRDADTDELISDAAIQILGYQGKEVYADRKEDAAPFQVPLTVDDYTFIASGDNHEEGRMDIQIRGLQTAPYVIKVKRIFTDSELALMKEKNLSKELKEKDPSRFELLTDVNAPQVVEKEGKLYMDVAPIYFDFDLYVVREDSRVVLDRLAAKLTKYKRIKIKISSHTDSRGPAAYNMPLSEKRAKSTFDYLVSKGIDASRIQYQGYGDTQPVINCPVGKCTEDDHQLNRRSEFEITGY
- a CDS encoding alpha/beta hydrolase, coding for MTEKNIPYAHTNTYSTLNELTEKTKNVWFVFHGMGYLSRYFINYFKELPPEENYIIAPQAPSKYYQDKRFKYVGASWLTKENTETDKNNVFNYLDEVWSAELASIDKSAVNVILMGYSQGVSIVTRWIASRKIDCSYLLLHSGAIPAELNPTDFEHLSTATPVIYLYGDKDEYVTEARVTEQQLKGSALFGNRLEVVVFSGIHEVHTSFFPKILTALDE
- a CDS encoding N-acetyltransferase; this encodes MEATTAVELTDNEFQRQFEATFAGKMAKIEYSLQERKIFLTKIFMPEGTEEHMNEFIIAVFNEVAEREINLVPTSPEIAKFMRSNRRKYKKLLPVGINI
- a CDS encoding alpha/beta fold hydrolase, which encodes MTHVYLMPGMAANPSIFENIKLPEDSYQIHLLEWFIPEVNESLQDYALRMTTHINHDNIVLLGVSFGGILVQEMAKHIEVAKLVIVSSVKTKHELPRRMKLSRKLKLYNLLPTRLVEDIDTLAKYAFGETIKNRVALYKKYLSMNDRRYLSWAVKEMVCWDQETAPTGIIHIHGSADKVFPLKYINNCINIEGGTHIMVITRAKWFNKNLIELIENDYIDLK
- a CDS encoding lytic transglycosylase domain-containing protein produces the protein MIKKVVAGIAVVAIAGLVINSAQAPQEEVVEEKGEVQNEKMASKKLLNDYNVYAIPMPDGLNFAGEAVPVENPDIRERMDRELLVNTYWQSNALLIFKRANKYFPTIEKILAEEGVPDDLKYLAVIESGLTQAVSPARATGFWQILKETGREYGLEVNDNVDERYHVEKSTRAACKYLKQSKEKFGSWTAAAAAYNAGNYGVSRRFKEQNVQDYYDLLLGEETGRYVFRIIALKEILSNPKKYGFNFRAEDLYAEVPTYKVEVDTAVTDFVKFAERFDINYKLLKLHNPWLRETKLNNSSGKKYYIEIPEKGTYTLGR
- a CDS encoding sulfite exporter TauE/SafE family protein; the encoded protein is MNASVIIALIAIGLIAGVLSGIMGVGGGVIMIPLMIMLLHFNQHEAQGTSLAVLAVPVTFLAAYNYYNEGYVNWKYAAVIAVFFVVGGFLGSKLAVNLDQKTLKRIFGAVLLVLSIKMLWGK
- a CDS encoding redoxin domain-containing protein; this translates as MRKFLLLLVFTALTNLTAQNSQMFFSEALDAHLPSYLLQAEEAIRNLEQDKVKELFDDLVEDKLVGSLMNNFKVKTTSKKSKALADYNKPVMLLTYSSWRISSKGEQAALNELANQYGDDVAIVLLFWGDVKQVKKLSKDYNRNIDILYVDDSENNYSLVIKNLKHSLGLPLAYTITSDKEIIDIKRRLSNKLSQDEALSTANNFELYKGMLTELLYNQQLLSDDPIVIN
- a CDS encoding OstA-like protein — protein: MKNYFYILLTGLFLCSAFAKAQQNQPKEILIESDIERINEEEFPGAIIFQKSNKQVYIQHEGAEMWCDLAFYYKDENFVKAYRNVRLKQGDSISMRGRYIEYNGDTKFAYAAGDVFLKKDTTTVTTDTMYFNRISQQAYYRTGGVVTSPNSKITSRVGRYYIEQDKISFINDVVVTNTEYVINSEQLDFYSVPEHAYLYGPTTITSSTSKVYCERGFYDTANDYGYFVKNSRIDYDNRQVYGDSLYFDRTRNFASATNNIKVLDTLNRSLVKGHYAEVYRAKDSVLITQRAVAITVEDNDSVYVHGDRLLLTGKPENRIIRAFKNVKLYKSNMSGKSDSLHSNQRTGLTQMIGKPILWSEKSQITGDSIHLLNNLETEKIDSLKVFDNAFIAQKDTISGFNQVKGQKLYGFFDNENQLKQVDIINNAETIMYMREENGDLTGIDRGTSARIEITFFENTIDEINKLKSPGGTIFPESQFKNEPQTFEGFNWRGDEELLSKEDIFKGEAPFVLTKIQGIPLPEIDEGFFSTSDDSTIIPLSTSSDIKEGTLENREENKPKYGQENLDEKSKIQKDALIERNQNTSTNRAQSPTLKNTPRLLKPVKKDGN